A segment of the Vibrio aquimaris genome:
GTACCATAGGTTTTAAAAGGCCAGCCGATAAACATAAGAAAAGACTGCTCAGAGAATGATTAAAACTCTTTATACCGCCCCAGAACTTTCTCTTTTTCTTTTCGGTTCTTAGTCACCTGACGCCATTGCCTGTGTCGTTCGCGCTGAAATGCTTCAGGGTCATCGGCATAACGTGCCTCAGTAATTAGCTTAAGATAAGACTTATAACGTCTAGGAGACAAATTGCCGTTAGCTAATGCTTCTTGAATGGCGCAGCCCCCTTCTTTATCATGCTTACAATTGTGGTAACGGCAATTATTTACCAACGATTCAACATCAGAAAAGGTTTCCTCAACATTTTTCGTTGATGCGCCAATACCAACCTGACGCAACCCAGGTGAATCGATGATCAGTCCGCCAGTCGGCAACATAAAAAGAAATCGATTCGACGTTGTATGGCTGCCTCTTGCCCCTTCATCACTAACGGCAAGCGTCTCAAGAACCTCCTCACCTAATAAATAATTGATCAGTGAGCTTTTTCCGACTCCTGAAGAGCCAATCAGCACACAAGTATCAGTTTTCTGAATTAAAGACAGCAACTCTTCAAGACCCTCACCCGTTTGGGTGCTAACTGGTAATACTAATAAACTGGAATCAAGCTGGGTAATTTGATCAATATATTCGGACGGGTCATCCACCAAGTCACGTTTTGTTAGGATGATTGTTGGCTGTATGCCAGACGATTTAGCAAGAACCAGATAACGCTCCAAACGGTTCAAATTGAACTCTGCGTTCATCGAGGTCGTAATAAAAATATGAGAGATATTTGCTGCAATTGCCTGCTGAGCTCCGCTGGAGCGTGTCCGAGCAAGCTGAGTTTCACGAGGCAAAAGCTCGGTAATCACATGCTCTCCATTCAGTTCCTGACAAATCACCCAGTCACCTATCACAGGGCGTTCATCCGAATCCAGCTTTAGACGCGTAACCTCCCTTTCAGTCAGCTCTCCACCTATAGCACCGAGCACTGTATACTTTTTTCCATAGTCTTTGGAGACACGAAATAACTCTTCAATACTGTGTTCGCCAATGTGCTGAAATATCGACTGTTTCAGCCCTAAGTTATGATGAT
Coding sequences within it:
- the rsgA gene encoding ribosome small subunit-dependent GTPase A; this encodes MNHHNLGLKQSIFQHIGEHSIEELFRVSKDYGKKYTVLGAIGGELTEREVTRLKLDSDERPVIGDWVICQELNGEHVITELLPRETQLARTRSSGAQQAIAANISHIFITTSMNAEFNLNRLERYLVLAKSSGIQPTIILTKRDLVDDPSEYIDQITQLDSSLLVLPVSTQTGEGLEELLSLIQKTDTCVLIGSSGVGKSSLINYLLGEEVLETLAVSDEGARGSHTTSNRFLFMLPTGGLIIDSPGLRQVGIGASTKNVEETFSDVESLVNNCRYHNCKHDKEGGCAIQEALANGNLSPRRYKSYLKLITEARYADDPEAFQRERHRQWRQVTKNRKEKEKVLGRYKEF